The following are encoded in a window of Cupriavidus oxalaticus genomic DNA:
- a CDS encoding DUF4258 domain-containing protein: MPWAKRDWETHIRKLCRDTARIFWTSHAEQQMQERHIAKAVALDVLRLGVIRREPEPDIRTGHTLCRMERFCAGAPIGIVVALEAEGASACIVVTAINL; this comes from the coding sequence ATGCCGTGGGCCAAAAGAGACTGGGAAACGCATATCCGCAAACTCTGCCGCGACACCGCGCGGATCTTCTGGACCTCGCATGCGGAGCAGCAGATGCAGGAGAGGCATATCGCCAAGGCCGTTGCACTCGACGTACTACGGCTCGGCGTCATCCGTCGCGAGCCCGAGCCTGATATCAGGACCGGCCACACCTTATGCAGGATGGAGCGGTTCTGTGCCGGCGCTCCCATTGGCATTGTCGTGGCGCTCGAGGCGGAAGGCGCCTCGGCCTGCATCGTCGTGACGGCTATCAACCTATAG
- a CDS encoding DUF342 domain-containing protein: protein MMHESGLRLELTEPGEQVHARYVPEPGRLAPDHASLKQCLDRQGWAGARLDARAVAQFLQQCQRAEHEIDAAIGVLVDGAFELDITNDGLAVRLTLMPAEGGRPVTQDDIRRAVAERGVVPPLQALALDAALAEGRCELRTIAAGVAPRQGEPARFLNLLQPRKPAQADEGDSRVDLRDLGNLLLVSPGTPLMRRVPAVPGHDGVDVFGKPITADPMDDPPFAEGLTGAAADPDDPDLLVAVIAGAPVVGVHGIAVSPVVQVEAVDLHSGNVAFDGTLRVAGDIRTGMSVRVSGDVLVEGTIEAADIDAGGNVVVRGGIIGKAETGRSDGGISRASVRCKGAVKARFIENAVVEAGTEVNVDSGIRQSDVAAGERIVVGGPGVQGSISGGRTRAMLAVRAAVLGSPAGSATNVQVGLNPYADAQRAALEADRRRLLEEQNKVKQLVAFFAAHPEKAVGDLREKARATLFKLSRDLFELEGRLAELGQQMQPSADAVIDAARRIHGGVTLQVGSRVLKVMEDKPGGQIRLVEDRIAVT, encoded by the coding sequence ATGATGCACGAGTCGGGTTTGCGCCTGGAGCTGACCGAGCCAGGCGAGCAGGTGCATGCGCGCTACGTACCGGAGCCAGGCAGGCTGGCGCCGGATCATGCCAGCCTGAAACAGTGCCTGGACCGCCAGGGCTGGGCCGGCGCCAGGCTGGATGCACGCGCTGTCGCGCAGTTCCTGCAGCAATGCCAGCGCGCCGAACATGAAATCGACGCCGCTATCGGTGTACTGGTCGATGGCGCGTTCGAACTCGATATCACGAACGACGGCCTGGCCGTGCGGCTCACGCTGATGCCCGCCGAAGGCGGCCGCCCGGTCACGCAGGACGATATCCGCCGCGCCGTCGCCGAGCGCGGCGTGGTGCCGCCGCTCCAGGCGCTGGCGCTCGACGCCGCGCTGGCCGAAGGCCGCTGCGAGCTGCGCACCATTGCCGCCGGCGTCGCGCCGCGCCAGGGCGAGCCGGCGCGCTTCCTCAACCTGCTGCAGCCGCGCAAGCCGGCGCAGGCCGATGAAGGCGATTCGCGCGTCGACCTGCGCGACCTTGGCAACCTGCTGCTGGTCAGCCCCGGCACGCCGCTGATGCGCCGCGTCCCGGCGGTGCCCGGCCATGACGGCGTGGACGTGTTCGGCAAGCCCATTACCGCCGATCCCATGGACGATCCACCCTTTGCCGAGGGCCTGACCGGTGCCGCCGCCGATCCCGACGACCCTGACCTGCTGGTCGCCGTGATCGCCGGCGCGCCGGTGGTCGGCGTGCATGGCATTGCGGTGAGCCCGGTGGTGCAGGTGGAGGCAGTCGACCTGCATTCGGGCAACGTTGCCTTTGACGGCACGCTGCGCGTGGCGGGCGATATCCGTACCGGGATGTCGGTGCGCGTCAGCGGCGACGTGCTGGTCGAAGGCACCATCGAAGCCGCCGACATCGACGCCGGCGGCAATGTCGTGGTCAGGGGCGGCATCATCGGCAAGGCCGAGACCGGCCGTTCCGACGGCGGCATCAGCCGCGCCAGCGTGCGCTGCAAGGGCGCGGTCAAGGCGCGCTTCATCGAGAATGCCGTGGTCGAGGCCGGCACCGAGGTGAACGTCGACAGCGGCATCCGCCAGAGCGACGTTGCCGCGGGCGAGCGCATCGTGGTCGGCGGCCCCGGCGTGCAGGGCAGCATCAGCGGCGGGCGCACGCGCGCCATGCTGGCGGTGCGCGCCGCGGTGCTCGGCAGCCCTGCCGGCAGTGCCACCAACGTGCAGGTGGGCTTGAACCCTTACGCGGACGCGCAACGTGCCGCGCTCGAGGCCGACCGCCGCAGGCTGCTGGAAGAGCAGAACAAGGTCAAGCAACTGGTCGCGTTCTTTGCCGCGCATCCGGAGAAGGCCGTCGGCGACCTGCGCGAGAAGGCGCGCGCGACGCTGTTCAAGCTGTCGCGCGACCTGTTCGAGCTGGAAGGGCGCCTGGCCGAACTGGGCCAGCAAATGCAGCCATCGGCCGATGCCGTGATCGACGCCGCGCGCCGCATCCATGGCGGCGTCACGCTGCAGGTGGGCAGCCGCGTGCTCAAGGTGATGGAAGACAAGCCTGGTGGGCAGATCCGCCTGGTCGAGGACCGTATTGCCGTGACCTGA
- a CDS encoding CapA family protein encodes MDTTSPPPLFLCGDVMTGRGIDQILAHPSEPLLHESYVHSALDYVRLAERKAGPMARPVAPAYPWGDALAELDRRGAWPRIANLETAITTSDDAWPGKAVHYRMHPDNVDCLQAACIDCVSLANNHVLDWGRAGLADTLAALDAAQIAHAGAGPDEDSAMQPAWLPRPGGQAGRIAVFAFAMHNCGTPAAWRATAGHSGVNLLDDWSAASCDRIAARIGKDRRAGDLVVASIHWGANWGYHIDPAQRAFAHRLVERAGVDIVHGHSSHHPLGIELHAGKPILYGCGDFINDYEGIGGYDDYRPDLALMVFVSFDAAGNADLRLVPLRRSHFRLEYAGEVDIAWLLAMFAYEGRALGTRVERSGLHELHMSAAGDVP; translated from the coding sequence ATGGACACAACCAGCCCCCCTCCCCTGTTCCTGTGTGGCGATGTGATGACCGGGCGCGGCATCGACCAGATCCTGGCGCATCCCAGCGAGCCGTTGCTGCATGAGTCATATGTGCATTCGGCGCTCGACTACGTGCGCCTGGCCGAGCGCAAGGCGGGCCCGATGGCGCGCCCGGTGGCGCCGGCGTATCCGTGGGGCGACGCGCTCGCGGAACTCGACCGCCGCGGCGCATGGCCGCGCATTGCCAACCTGGAAACGGCGATCACCACCAGCGACGACGCCTGGCCCGGCAAGGCCGTGCATTACCGCATGCATCCGGACAATGTCGATTGCCTGCAGGCGGCATGCATCGACTGCGTATCACTGGCGAACAACCATGTGCTCGACTGGGGACGTGCGGGCCTGGCCGATACGCTGGCGGCGCTCGATGCTGCGCAGATTGCGCACGCCGGTGCCGGCCCCGACGAGGACAGCGCGATGCAGCCCGCGTGGCTGCCGCGGCCGGGCGGCCAGGCCGGCCGCATCGCGGTGTTCGCCTTCGCCATGCACAACTGCGGCACGCCGGCGGCATGGCGCGCCACCGCCGGCCACTCCGGCGTAAACCTGCTGGATGACTGGTCCGCCGCCTCGTGCGACCGCATTGCCGCGCGGATCGGCAAGGACAGGCGTGCCGGCGACCTCGTGGTGGCATCGATCCATTGGGGTGCCAACTGGGGCTACCATATCGATCCGGCGCAACGCGCCTTCGCGCACCGGCTGGTGGAACGGGCCGGCGTGGATATCGTGCATGGACATTCCTCGCACCATCCACTCGGCATCGAGCTGCATGCGGGCAAACCCATCCTCTACGGCTGTGGCGACTTCATCAACGACTACGAGGGCATCGGCGGCTACGACGACTATCGGCCGGACCTGGCGCTGATGGTGTTCGTCAGCTTCGATGCGGCAGGCAACGCAGACCTGCGGCTGGTGCCGCTGCGGCGCAGCCATTTCCGTCTCGAATATGCGGGTGAAGTCGACATCGCATGGCTGCTGGCGATGTTCGCCTACGAAGGACGCGCGCTCGGCACGCGTGTCGAGCGCAGCGGGCTGCACGAACTGCACATGTCGGCAGCAGGAGACGTGCCATAG
- a CDS encoding DUF4136 domain-containing protein, whose amino-acid sequence MGFPGLWGALALLVALLLSGCASTVVTDVTAFSQPGWQNDAPRTYSFERTPEQAGQLDRQTYEQWLAEALYDAGYEQVPEKQARYRISMDYDAAPGIVRVAETVYPDPWYGPWGPYWGPYWGPGYYRPWGPWGPWGPGYWPPQTVVRDVPVLFSNLRVYFRDAASGKRVYQVTAQNQTENGSLPATMPYLIRSAFTDFPGDSGRPRRVKLEVEKPQK is encoded by the coding sequence ATGGGATTCCCTGGGCTCTGGGGCGCGCTGGCGCTGCTGGTGGCGCTGCTGCTGTCAGGCTGTGCCAGCACCGTGGTGACCGATGTCACCGCCTTCAGCCAGCCCGGCTGGCAGAACGACGCGCCGCGCACCTACAGCTTCGAGCGCACGCCGGAGCAGGCGGGCCAGCTGGACCGCCAGACCTACGAACAATGGCTGGCCGAGGCGCTGTACGACGCCGGCTACGAGCAGGTGCCGGAGAAGCAGGCGCGCTACCGCATCAGCATGGACTACGACGCCGCGCCCGGCATCGTGCGCGTGGCCGAGACGGTCTATCCCGATCCCTGGTACGGCCCGTGGGGACCGTATTGGGGGCCGTACTGGGGGCCGGGCTATTACCGCCCATGGGGTCCGTGGGGGCCGTGGGGGCCGGGCTACTGGCCGCCGCAGACGGTGGTGCGCGACGTGCCGGTGCTGTTCTCTAACCTTCGCGTCTACTTCCGGGACGCCGCCAGCGGCAAGCGCGTCTACCAGGTCACGGCGCAGAACCAGACCGAGAACGGCAGCCTGCCGGCGACGATGCCATACCTGATCCGCAGCGCCTTCACGGACTTCCCGGGGGACAGCGGGCGGCCGCGGCGGGTCAAGCTGGAGGTCGAGAAGCCGCAGAAATAG
- a CDS encoding class 1 fructose-bisphosphatase, whose translation MTRISLTRYLVEEQRKHNTIQPELRLLIEVVARACKAISNAVNKGALAGVLGSAGTGNVQGETQQKLDVIANEVLLDANEWGGHLAAMASEEMESFYEIPNRYPKGEYLLLFDPLDGSSNIDVNVSIGTIFSVLHMPKPGQTVTEADFLQPGTHQVAAGYAVYGPQTTLVLTVGNGVHVFTLDREAGSFVLTQSNLMIPEDTKEFAINMSNMRHWAPPVRKYIDECLAGDEGPRGKNFNMRWIASMVADVHRILTRGGVFMYPWDKREPEKAGKLRLMYEANPMAMLVEQAGGAATNGQIRIMDVQPEKLHQRVSVILGSKNEVERVTRYHHEAEGKA comes from the coding sequence ATGACTCGCATCAGCCTCACCCGCTACCTGGTCGAGGAGCAGCGCAAGCACAACACGATCCAGCCCGAACTGCGGCTGCTGATCGAAGTGGTCGCGCGCGCCTGCAAGGCCATTTCCAACGCCGTCAACAAGGGCGCGCTCGCCGGCGTGCTCGGCTCGGCCGGCACCGGCAACGTGCAGGGCGAAACCCAGCAGAAGCTGGACGTGATCGCCAATGAAGTGCTGCTCGACGCCAACGAGTGGGGCGGCCACCTCGCCGCGATGGCGTCGGAGGAAATGGAATCGTTCTACGAGATTCCCAACCGCTACCCGAAGGGCGAATACCTGCTGCTGTTCGATCCGCTCGACGGCTCGTCCAACATCGACGTCAACGTGTCGATCGGCACCATCTTCTCGGTGCTGCACATGCCCAAGCCCGGCCAGACCGTGACCGAGGCCGACTTCCTGCAGCCGGGCACCCACCAGGTCGCCGCCGGCTACGCCGTGTACGGCCCGCAGACCACGCTGGTGCTGACCGTCGGCAACGGCGTGCACGTGTTCACGCTGGACCGCGAGGCCGGCAGCTTCGTGCTGACGCAGTCCAACCTGATGATTCCGGAAGACACCAAGGAATTCGCCATCAACATGTCGAACATGCGCCACTGGGCCCCGCCGGTGCGCAAGTACATCGACGAATGCCTGGCAGGCGACGAAGGCCCGCGCGGCAAGAACTTCAACATGCGCTGGATCGCCTCGATGGTCGCCGACGTGCACCGCATCCTGACCCGCGGCGGCGTGTTCATGTACCCGTGGGACAAGCGCGAGCCGGAAAAGGCCGGCAAGCTGCGCCTGATGTATGAAGCCAACCCGATGGCGATGCTGGTCGAGCAGGCCGGCGGCGCCGCCACCAACGGACAGATCCGCATCATGGACGTGCAGCCGGAAAAGCTGCACCAGCGCGTGTCGGTGATCCTGGGCTCGAAGAACGAAGTGGAACGCGTCACCCGCTACCACCACGAAGCCGAAGGCAAGGCCTGA
- the ppk2 gene encoding polyphosphate kinase 2 encodes MRPGEAELVRRIHNEVADYYDEEIELELDDREASEAFGDPVHLPDGAEQDSRRHYFRELFRLQGELVRLQSWVAATGHKLVILFEGRDAAGKGGVIKRITQRLNPRVCRVAALPAPNDRERTQWYFQRYAAHLPAAGEIVLFDRSWYNRAGVERVMGFCNDDQYEEFFRSVPEFEKMLVRSGIQVVKYWFSITHDEQRLRFLSRIHDPLKQWKLSPMDLESQRRWEDYTKAKETMLERTHIAEAPWWVVQADDKKRARLNCIHHLLSLVPYQDVDAPTIVLPARERHEDYVRHPVPHEMFVPEVY; translated from the coding sequence ATGAGACCGGGCGAGGCAGAGCTGGTACGGCGTATCCACAACGAAGTGGCCGACTACTACGACGAAGAGATCGAACTGGAACTGGACGACCGCGAAGCCAGCGAAGCCTTCGGCGACCCGGTACACCTGCCCGACGGGGCCGAACAGGACAGCCGCCGCCACTATTTCCGCGAGCTGTTCCGCCTGCAGGGCGAACTGGTGCGGCTGCAGAGCTGGGTCGCGGCCACCGGCCACAAGCTGGTGATCCTGTTCGAGGGGCGCGACGCCGCCGGCAAGGGCGGCGTGATCAAGCGCATCACGCAGCGGCTGAATCCGCGCGTGTGCCGCGTGGCCGCGCTGCCCGCGCCCAACGACCGCGAACGCACCCAGTGGTACTTCCAGCGCTACGCGGCGCACCTGCCCGCAGCCGGCGAGATCGTGCTGTTCGACCGCAGCTGGTACAACCGCGCGGGCGTGGAGCGCGTGATGGGCTTCTGCAACGACGACCAGTACGAAGAATTCTTCCGCTCAGTGCCCGAGTTCGAGAAGATGCTGGTCCGCTCCGGCATCCAGGTCGTCAAGTACTGGTTCTCGATCACGCACGACGAACAGCGCCTGCGCTTCCTCAGCCGCATCCACGACCCGCTCAAGCAATGGAAGCTCAGCCCGATGGACCTGGAATCGCAGCGGCGCTGGGAGGACTACACCAAGGCCAAGGAGACCATGCTCGAACGCACCCACATCGCCGAGGCGCCGTGGTGGGTGGTGCAGGCCGACGACAAGAAGCGCGCACGGCTGAACTGCATCCACCACCTGCTCAGCCTGGTGCCCTACCAGGACGTGGATGCACCCACGATCGTGCTGCCGGCGCGCGAGCGGCATGAGGACTATGTGCGGCATCCGGTACCGCACGAGATGTTCGTGCCGGAGGTGTACTGA
- the pepN gene encoding aminopeptidase N — protein MLRTDTPVTVYRKDYTAPPFAIDHADLVLDLDPQRTVVTSTLRFARQPGAAADAPLVLCGDELELVGVSLDGKPVANATQDAGTLTIPGLPAQGTLEITTACQPAANTTLSGLYVSNGNFFTQCEAEGFRRITYFLDRPDVMATFRVTLRARRDAYPVLLSNGNLVSQQDLPDGRHEAVWEDPFRKPSYLFALVAGKLERIEERIQSASGKDKLLQVWVEARDLDKTRHAMDSLVHSIRWDEQRFGLELDLDRFMIVAVGDFNMGAMENKGLNIFNTKYVLANAETATDTDFANIEAVVGHEYFHNWTGNRVTCRDWFQLSLKEGLTVFRDQEFSADMMGSESGRAVKRIEDVRVLRQVQFPEDAGPMAHPVRPDSYEEINNFYTVTVYEKGAEVVRMYQTLLGRDGFRKGMDLYFQRHDGQAVTCDDFRAAMADANGRDLTQFGLWYSQAGTPVVTARTAWNADDGSLTLTLTQRCPKVGIETRAGTPEKQPFHIPFALGLLGADGTDLPLQLEGESARGATTRVLDLTQAEQTFRFINLPRGSEAPLPSLLRNFSAPVIVDAEYTDAQLTFLLAHDSDAFNRWEAGQRLATRALLQLVGDVQAGRELRLDPALVQAMRAVLTDDTLNPAFREQALVLPAEAYLAERMGVADPAAIHRARQFMREGLARALKADWLAAYEANATPGPYSPDATSAAKRALRNLALGYLADSGDADMHALADQQYQAADNMTDRFAALSALVNSFAPGREHALTDFYERFEDDPLVIDKWFSLQGMQRGSVGPQPGGPHAGKRTIDTVLRLMEHPAFNLRNPNRARSLIFSFCSGNPAQFHAEDGSGYRFWADQVLALDAINPQVAARLARVMDRWQKYELALRDRMRAELERVAASSSLSRDVREIVGKALAA, from the coding sequence ATGCTGCGCACCGACACGCCCGTTACCGTCTATCGCAAGGACTATACCGCGCCCCCGTTCGCCATCGACCATGCCGACCTGGTGCTCGATCTCGATCCCCAGCGCACCGTCGTCACCAGCACGCTGCGTTTCGCGCGGCAGCCCGGCGCCGCGGCCGACGCGCCGCTGGTGCTGTGCGGCGACGAACTCGAACTGGTCGGCGTCAGCCTGGACGGCAAGCCCGTGGCCAACGCCACCCAGGACGCCGGCACGCTGACCATCCCCGGGCTGCCCGCGCAGGGCACGCTCGAGATCACCACCGCGTGCCAGCCCGCGGCCAATACCACGCTGTCGGGCCTGTACGTGTCCAACGGCAACTTCTTCACCCAGTGCGAGGCCGAGGGCTTCCGCCGCATCACCTACTTCCTCGACCGCCCGGACGTGATGGCGACCTTCCGCGTCACGCTGCGCGCCAGGCGCGACGCCTACCCGGTGCTGCTGTCCAACGGCAACCTGGTCAGCCAGCAGGACCTGCCCGACGGCCGCCACGAAGCCGTGTGGGAAGACCCGTTCCGCAAGCCGTCGTACCTGTTCGCGCTTGTGGCCGGCAAGCTCGAACGCATCGAGGAACGGATCCAGTCCGCCTCCGGCAAGGACAAGCTGCTGCAGGTCTGGGTCGAGGCGCGCGACCTGGACAAGACCCGCCACGCGATGGATTCGCTGGTCCACTCGATCCGCTGGGATGAACAGCGCTTCGGGCTGGAACTCGATCTCGACCGCTTCATGATCGTCGCCGTCGGCGACTTCAACATGGGCGCGATGGAGAACAAGGGCCTGAACATCTTCAACACCAAGTACGTGCTGGCCAATGCCGAAACCGCCACCGACACGGACTTCGCCAATATCGAGGCAGTGGTCGGCCACGAATATTTCCACAACTGGACCGGCAACCGCGTGACCTGCCGCGACTGGTTCCAGCTGTCGCTGAAGGAAGGCCTGACCGTATTCCGCGACCAGGAATTCTCCGCCGACATGATGGGTTCGGAATCGGGCCGAGCGGTCAAGCGCATCGAAGACGTGCGCGTGCTGCGCCAGGTGCAGTTCCCCGAGGACGCCGGCCCGATGGCGCACCCGGTGCGCCCGGACAGCTACGAAGAGATCAACAACTTCTACACCGTCACGGTGTACGAGAAAGGCGCCGAGGTCGTGCGCATGTACCAGACCCTGCTGGGCCGCGACGGCTTCCGCAAGGGCATGGACCTGTACTTCCAGCGCCATGACGGCCAGGCCGTCACCTGCGACGACTTCCGCGCGGCGATGGCCGATGCCAACGGCCGCGACCTGACGCAGTTCGGCCTGTGGTACAGCCAGGCCGGCACGCCGGTGGTAACCGCGCGCACCGCCTGGAACGCCGACGACGGCAGCCTGACCCTGACGCTCACGCAGCGCTGCCCCAAGGTCGGCATCGAGACCCGCGCCGGCACGCCCGAGAAGCAGCCCTTCCACATCCCATTCGCGCTCGGCCTGCTCGGCGCCGACGGCACGGACCTGCCGCTGCAGCTCGAGGGCGAAAGCGCGCGCGGCGCGACCACGCGCGTGCTCGACCTCACGCAGGCCGAGCAGACCTTCCGCTTCATCAATCTGCCGCGCGGGAGCGAAGCGCCGCTGCCCTCGCTGCTGCGCAATTTCTCCGCGCCGGTGATCGTCGATGCCGAGTACACCGACGCGCAGCTGACCTTCCTGCTGGCGCACGACAGCGACGCCTTCAACCGCTGGGAAGCCGGCCAGCGCCTGGCCACGCGCGCGCTGCTGCAGCTGGTCGGCGACGTGCAGGCCGGCCGCGAACTCAGGCTCGACCCGGCGCTGGTGCAGGCCATGCGCGCGGTGCTGACCGACGACACGCTCAACCCCGCCTTCCGCGAGCAGGCGCTGGTGCTGCCCGCCGAAGCCTACCTGGCCGAGCGCATGGGCGTGGCCGATCCTGCCGCCATCCACCGCGCCCGCCAGTTCATGCGCGAAGGCCTGGCCCGCGCGCTCAAGGCCGACTGGCTGGCGGCCTACGAGGCCAACGCCACGCCCGGCCCCTATTCGCCGGATGCGACCTCCGCCGCGAAGCGCGCGCTGCGCAACCTCGCGCTCGGCTACCTCGCCGACAGCGGCGACGCCGACATGCACGCGCTGGCCGACCAGCAGTACCAGGCTGCCGACAACATGACCGACCGCTTCGCCGCGCTGTCGGCGCTGGTGAACAGCTTCGCGCCCGGGCGCGAGCATGCGCTCACCGATTTCTACGAGCGCTTCGAGGACGACCCGCTGGTGATCGACAAGTGGTTCTCGCTGCAAGGCATGCAGCGCGGCAGCGTGGGGCCGCAACCGGGAGGCCCGCACGCCGGCAAGCGCACCATCGACACCGTGCTCAGGCTGATGGAGCACCCGGCGTTCAACCTGCGCAACCCCAACCGCGCGCGTTCGCTGATTTTCAGCTTCTGCTCCGGCAACCCGGCGCAGTTCCACGCCGAAGACGGCTCGGGCTACCGTTTCTGGGCCGACCAGGTACTGGCGCTCGACGCCATCAACCCGCAGGTGGCCGCACGGCTGGCGCGGGTGATGGACCGCTGGCAGAAATACGAGCTGGCGCTGCGCGACCGCATGCGCGCCGAACTGGAGCGCGTGGCCGCCAGCAGCTCGCTGTCGCGCGACGTCAGGGAGATCGTCGGCAAGGCGCTGGCCGCCTGA
- a CDS encoding FAD-binding oxidoreductase: protein MGQLSQEHVESLKARLRGRLLQPADAAYDEARRIWNAMIDRRPQLIVQAAGVADVVAAVNVAREHGVLLAIRGGGHNIGGLAICDGGMVLDLTAMRSVRIDPQAQRAWVEPGATLRDFDHEAQAFGLATPLGINSTTGVAGLTLGGGFGWLSRKFGTTVDNLVSAQVVTADGKLVRASADEHPDLFWALRGGGGNFGVVTMFEFRLHPVGPEVYGGLIIYPLEQGPTVLPAFREQFKSMPDELTVWAVLRQAPPLPFLPPEAHGKPIVALAICYIGPPEHGAALVEPLRKLGTPYGEHVGPMPFTAWQQAFDPLLTPGARNYWKSHNFAGLDDGLIAMLVEQIGKLPSPQCEVFVGAMGGQTNRVAPDATAYANRDAQFIMNLHGRWDTPAEDDACIGWAREVFRAAAPFALGSVYVNFLTQEETDRVGAAYGPNFARLVEVKRRYDPGNLFRHNHNINPAA, encoded by the coding sequence ATGGGCCAGTTATCCCAAGAACATGTTGAGTCACTGAAGGCGCGCCTACGCGGCCGGCTGCTGCAGCCTGCCGACGCCGCCTACGACGAAGCGCGCCGCATCTGGAACGCGATGATCGACCGCCGGCCGCAACTGATCGTGCAGGCCGCCGGCGTCGCCGACGTCGTCGCCGCGGTCAACGTTGCGCGCGAGCACGGCGTGCTGCTGGCGATACGCGGCGGCGGCCACAATATCGGCGGGCTGGCGATCTGCGATGGCGGCATGGTGCTCGACCTGACGGCGATGCGCTCGGTGCGCATTGACCCGCAGGCACAGCGTGCCTGGGTCGAACCCGGCGCCACGCTGCGCGACTTCGACCATGAGGCGCAGGCCTTCGGGCTGGCCACGCCGCTGGGCATCAACTCGACCACCGGCGTCGCGGGTCTGACCCTCGGCGGCGGCTTCGGCTGGCTCAGCCGCAAGTTCGGCACCACCGTCGACAACCTCGTCTCCGCGCAAGTGGTCACTGCCGACGGCAAGCTGGTGCGCGCCAGCGCCGACGAGCACCCCGACCTGTTCTGGGCACTGCGCGGAGGCGGCGGCAATTTCGGCGTGGTCACAATGTTCGAGTTCCGGCTGCACCCGGTCGGCCCCGAGGTCTATGGCGGCCTGATCATCTACCCGCTCGAGCAGGGTCCCACCGTGCTGCCGGCCTTTCGCGAGCAGTTCAAGTCGATGCCGGATGAATTGACGGTATGGGCGGTGTTGCGCCAGGCGCCACCGCTGCCGTTCCTGCCACCGGAGGCGCATGGCAAGCCGATCGTCGCGCTGGCGATCTGCTATATCGGCCCGCCGGAGCATGGCGCCGCGCTGGTCGAGCCGCTGCGCAAGCTGGGCACGCCTTATGGCGAGCATGTCGGACCGATGCCGTTCACGGCATGGCAGCAGGCCTTCGATCCCTTGCTGACGCCGGGGGCGCGCAACTACTGGAAGTCGCACAACTTCGCCGGGCTCGACGACGGCCTGATCGCGATGCTGGTCGAGCAGATCGGCAAGCTGCCGTCGCCGCAATGCGAGGTGTTCGTCGGCGCGATGGGCGGCCAGACCAACCGCGTGGCGCCGGACGCCACCGCCTATGCCAACCGCGACGCGCAGTTCATCATGAACCTGCACGGGCGCTGGGACACGCCGGCGGAAGACGACGCCTGCATCGGCTGGGCCCGCGAGGTGTTCCGCGCCGCGGCGCCGTTCGCGCTGGGCAGCGTCTACGTCAACTTCCTGACGCAGGAAGAAACCGACCGCGTCGGCGCCGCCTACGGTCCCAACTTCGCACGGCTGGTCGAGGTCAAGCGCCGCTACGACCCGGGCAACCTGTTCCGCCACAACCACAACATCAACCCGGCGGCATAG